A portion of the Bacteroidota bacterium genome contains these proteins:
- a CDS encoding helix-turn-helix transcriptional regulator has protein sequence MNRIKEVLKEKGISQTWLAKKLDKSYNTINEYSRNVRQPSLEDLYRIAKILDVNAKDLLKEE, from the coding sequence ATGAACCGAATTAAAGAAGTACTTAAAGAAAAAGGCATTTCCCAAACTTGGCTTGCTAAGAAGTTGGACAAAAGTTACAACACAATTAACGAGTATTCTCGCAATGTGAGACAACCGAGCCTTGAAGATTTGTACAGAATTGCAAAAATTTTGGACGTTAACGCCAAAGATTTATTGAAAGAAGAATGA